Proteins found in one Microbaculum marinisediminis genomic segment:
- a CDS encoding MFS transporter translates to MVQNAVERSADKPESRQQGRLRSMAAAIVCISVVGFALSLTLPLLSLMLEARGVSDTWIGLNTAVAGVAALIVSPLTAGLARRFGTTRLIYLAILAGCVCLLLLAPAPFWLWFPLRFILSAAITILFVISEFWINAAAPDHKRGLVMGIYSTVLSMGFALGPAVLAIFGSASTVPLGIAIAAFLFAAVPVAFAGPLVPRVEGRANYRLLALLFVAPAATLAAFVYGSGESTMFTFMALWGIRGGLTESTAALLITMAGLGNMLSQIPIGLVADRANKTLALAVCGAFGFIGAALLPATVGTPWLVFTVIFFWGGMAAGLYTVGLTQLGARFSGADLAAANGLFVMLYAVGMLVGPGVGGIALDLWPLYGMPMVIATFFGIYAAFAFVRWWLAPPAASGRPIP, encoded by the coding sequence GTGGTTCAGAACGCGGTCGAGAGATCGGCGGACAAGCCCGAATCCCGCCAGCAGGGCCGCTTGCGGAGCATGGCCGCGGCGATCGTCTGCATTTCCGTGGTCGGTTTCGCGCTCAGCCTGACGTTGCCGCTCTTGTCGCTGATGCTGGAGGCGCGCGGCGTATCCGACACCTGGATCGGCCTCAACACAGCGGTCGCCGGCGTCGCCGCCCTCATCGTCTCGCCGTTGACCGCCGGCCTTGCGCGCAGGTTCGGCACGACACGCCTCATCTACCTTGCGATCCTCGCCGGCTGCGTCTGCCTGCTGCTCTTGGCTCCCGCGCCGTTCTGGCTCTGGTTCCCGCTCCGCTTCATCCTGTCCGCCGCGATCACGATCCTGTTCGTCATCAGCGAATTCTGGATCAACGCGGCGGCGCCGGACCACAAGCGCGGACTGGTAATGGGCATATACTCGACGGTGCTCTCGATGGGATTCGCCCTCGGCCCGGCGGTACTGGCGATCTTCGGCAGCGCCAGCACCGTGCCGCTGGGAATCGCGATCGCCGCGTTCCTGTTCGCCGCCGTCCCCGTCGCCTTCGCCGGCCCCCTCGTGCCGCGGGTCGAGGGGCGCGCCAACTACCGACTCCTGGCTCTGCTCTTCGTCGCCCCCGCCGCCACGCTTGCCGCTTTCGTCTACGGCAGCGGGGAATCAACGATGTTCACCTTCATGGCGCTTTGGGGCATCCGCGGCGGATTGACCGAGTCCACCGCGGCGCTGCTGATTACGATGGCGGGGCTCGGCAACATGCTCTCGCAAATTCCCATCGGCCTCGTCGCCGACCGTGCCAACAAGACGCTGGCTCTCGCCGTTTGCGGCGCGTTCGGCTTTATTGGCGCCGCGCTTCTCCCCGCGACCGTCGGCACGCCCTGGCTCGTCTTCACCGTCATCTTCTTCTGGGGCGGCATGGCCGCCGGCCTCTATACCGTCGGCCTGACGCAGCTCGGGGCCCGCTTTTCGGGCGCCGACCTGGCCGCTGCGAACGGCCTGTTCGTCATGCTGTACGCGGTCGGCATGCTTGTCGGACCGGGCGTCGGCGGCATAGCCCTCGACCTCTGGCCGCTCTACGGCATGCCGATGGTGATCGCCACCTTCTTCGGCATCTACGCGGCGTTTGCGTTCGTGCGCTGGTGGCTAGCGCCACCAGCGGCATCCGGACGCCCTATTCCTTGA